The genomic DNA AGTAACCTTGTCAGAAAAATATTTACTTTTTCTACGGTTGCATGTTCGATCCTAAGAAGGATAATGCTGGGGGTAATTGCTAAGGAATGAGCCAAGATGGAGCCAAAGTCAAAATCCGTGGAAATAACGATCTGGTTTTGCGATCGAGCCATCTGTACGATTTCCTCATCAGTTGCTCTTTCTTTGCCTATAGAGAGTAAATGAACTGCCTCATGACCCAGTGAATTCAGAAAATTTGCAGTCTTTGGAGAAAGGGGCATATCAACAAGAAATTTCATTCATTCAACCTGTCATAGAGGTCAAGGGAAAGGATTCATCTCTACTCAGCCAGGCAGCATATTCAAGAGATTGTTTAATATCCTCCATTTCGAGGTAGGGGTAGTCACTCAGTATCTCGGGAAAGGATTTACCAGCTCCAATGAGATCAAGAATCTGATAAACAGGCATCCGCATACCCCGAATACAGGGCTGTCCATGGAGAACCTTTGGATCCATTGTTATCCGGTTAAACATCATAACCACCTCTCTCTAAATGATTACCTTAGATTAAGGACGCTGTCAATAGAGAACCCCAAAAAACCGTCGCTCGTTAAAAAGAAAATTAATGAGCGAAGAATCAAATACTCCTCGCCAACACCCATACTGTGACTGAACTCGCTCCAGCCTCTTTTAGTACCCGAGAGCATTCTTCGATGGTGGCTCCTGTGGTCAAAACATCATCGACCAGAAGAACTCTCTTTCCCTCAATCCTTTTTATATTTTTACATTTAAAACTGCCTTGAATATTGAGAAGCCGATCCTTTCTATCTTGAAGTGTCTGTCCTCCTGAATATTTAGCACGAATCAAAACCCCTTTTAAAAGAGGCCTTTGAATCTTATCTCTAATGGCCTCCCCCAAAATACAAGCCTGATTAAATCCCCTTTCCCTCATTTTCAAAGGATGCAAGGGCACCGGAAGGATGATATCCACATTTTCTTTAGAAAAAGGTATTTTCTCCTTGGCAAGAAACATCCTTTGAAAAGTTGACACAAGATATTCTGCTTTAGCAAATTTTAACAAGCGCAAGAGCTCCTTCAAAAGCCCCTCATAAATGGCGATGGCATAACACGCCTCATAAGAAAAATGGGATCGAGAACAAGGAGAGCAAATTTTCCTCTCTAGCCCAGGAAAGGGTTTTGCGCAAATGTGACAGGCAGGCTCGGGAATCCATCCTATCAAATCAAAGCACCCATCACAAAGATAAGTTCGATTCTCATGCGACATCACTTCTAAGCAATGCTCACAATGCCGTGGAAATAAAAGATCTGCGAGAACCCAACCCAACATTCGTAGATTCATTTGAAATTGATGAATGGAAAATATCCGCATGCAAAATCCTACTATGGAAATCCAAAAATCAAATATCAAAAATCAAAATGACAAATCAAAATTTAAAATGTCTCCCTTGCGATAGTATTATAAATTTTGGATTTTAGGTTGTCATTTTGCATTTTGATTTTTGAATTTTAAATTGTATCATAAGTCAAAAATTTGGAAACATTTGGAAACATCATGAAAATACTTCATGCTTATATCATCAGGGAGTTTCTGGCCAATTTTTTCCTAGGAACTTCGATTTTTGTCTCTGTCCTCTTTATGGGACATGTCTTCAAGATTGCCAATCTGGTTCTTCAGGGGGTTCCCTTAAAGGAAATTGCCTACTTGTTCTTTTTACTAACTCCCTATTTTCTATCTGCCTGTATTCCCATGGCCCTCTTAAGCTCTCTCCTTCTTATTTTTGGACGCCTCTCTCAAGACAATGAACTCTTGGCGATAAAAGCTTCTGGAATTTCCATTTTTAGAGTCTCTTATCCCCTTTGGATCATTGGAATTCTTTTGACAGGAATTTGCTTCAAACTGCATAATGAAATCATCCCCTATTCCCATTTTGCGGCTCGAAAACTCATTGTGCAAATGGGCATTAAAAATCCAACGGCCTATCTGGAGGCAGGGCAATTTGTAGAAGCCTTTCCAAATTATATTATTTATATCCGAGAACGACACGACAACCTCCTTAAAAAAGTTGTCATCTATGAGACAACTGAAGAAGGTAAGATCAAAACCATTACAGCCCAAGAAGGAGGCATTTCCTACGCCCCGGAAACCAGCACCATTCTCCTTGAATTACATAACGGAACCATTCAACAACCCACTGGAAAGGATTTCAAAGATTTTTTTAATCTCCAATTTGGAAATTACGTCCTTAAACTTAATGCGGAAAATATTTTTAAAAACCCATCTGATCTGGACAAAAAACATAAAGACATGTCCATTTCTGAAATCGCAAAAAAAATCAAGGAATATAAGTCTAAGGGAATTAATCCCACCCCACTTCGAACCGAAATTCAAAAGAAAATTTCCATATCCTTTTCTTGCCTTGCTTTTACTTTGATTGGAATCCCCCTAGGAATTCGTGCTCATCGAAGTGAAAAAACGGTCGGAATAGCGTTGAGTCTCCTCCTCGTTTTTCTTTATTATTTATTCATTATTTTAGGCAAAGCTCTGGATGAAAAACCTGCCCTGCATCCGGAACTCTTAATGTGGGTTCCTAACGTTTTACTCAGTGCCATTGGAATTTATTCTTTTAAGAAAGCATCACGATGATCCCACCACCTCTGGTCGGCTCCTTTGGGAGCCGATAGAGATTATTACAACTTGGCTTTGAAGTAGAAATAGGAAGTGGTAATAAGATGTTAAAAATAAGAGAAGGGCAAGCCTGCCTTTGGCAGGCTCCAGAGGTGGTGGGATGAAAATCATCGATCGTTATATTTTACGCGAATTCATTCTTCCATTTTTTTATTGTTTCCTTGCATTCTTCATCCTTTATTTCATTGCTGATCTTTTCGAGCACATGGATGTTTTTCTAAAAACACATACCCCTTGGAAACAAATTCTGTTTTATTATATTTTTCTGACCCCAACCATTTACACGGAAATTTCTCCTTTTTGTCTCGCTCTTTCACTCATTTATGTCTTAGGAAATTTTGCTCGGCACCACGAAATTGTGGGAATGAGGGCGTCCGGAATTTCCTCAAAAAGAATAGCGTTCCCCTTTCTCCTCTTAGGTCTTTTCTTAAGCACAACTTTTTTCTACCTGAATGAATCCTGGCTCCCCAAGGCCCGTCTTCGAATGGAGACGTTTAAGAAAACATTTATTGATAAGGAGGATGCTTCACAAGACTCTAAAATTTACAATAATCTGACTTACGGAAACATGAAAGAAAATTACATTTTTTATATGCGAGAACTCGACTTAAAAACAAACACCGCTCTTGATTTACAAATCCACTATTTAAACCCCAGCAGCGGTTCCCTTGAAAAACTCATTCGGGCCCAAGAAGGACGTTGGCTTGACCAGGAATGGTGGCTCTTTAATGGAACGATTGTCCGATACGACGCATCCGGAGACATTAAGGAAGATCCTGAAATTTTTCTTAAGAGAAAGGCGAGTATTTTTGAATCTCCTCTTGAACTTATTCTAGAAGAAAAAGCAAATGAACAAATGAACTATTTTGAATTTAAAAATTACTTGCTCAAGAAATATGGGAAAAAAATCCCTCGCCCTCAAAAGACAGAACTTTACTCAAAAATTTCAAAACCATGGATTTATTTTGTTCTTGTTCTTTTAGTGGTCCCCATAGGACTCGAGATCACACGGGGAGGAGCCCTTACAGTACTAGGGAAAACCCTACTTTTTACATTTGCCTATTACAGCGTCCAATTCTTCTTACTAGCCCTTGGAAAACAAGGCTATTTAGATCCAGGCCTGGCCTGCGGCCTCACACCTGGATTTTTTGGGCTGTGGGGAGCGGTAAAAATAATAAGACTACGCTAAAAAATTTCGGATTGCGGAATTCGGATTGCGGATTTTAGGAATAAATTTAGTAAAAACAATGCTTTTTGTTTTTCACTCCGCAATCCCCAATCCGCAATCCGAATTTATCTTTGCTACGTTCCTTCTTGCCAGCTTGAAAGATATTTCTTTTGCTCTTCCGTCAGCTCATCAATTTTAAGCCCCATGGTCTGAAGCTTCAAACGGGAGACCCACTCATCAATCTCTTTAGGAACATCATAGACCTTCGTTTTAAGCTCCTTCGCATGTTTCACCGCATACTCACACGTCAGGGCTTGAACAGAAAAACTCATATCCATGACAGAGGCGGGATGCCCCTCTGCTGTAGAAAGATTCACTAATCTTCCTTGAGCTAATAAAAAAAGTCGCCGGCCACCTGGTAAAACATATTCATCAATAAAGTCGCGGATATCATGATTCACTTTAACGGACAATTTTTCAAGGGCAGGAATATCAATTTCCACATTAAAATGTCCCGAGTTACAGATAATCGCTCCATCTTTCATCTTCGCAAAATGTTCTTTTCTCAGAACATGAATATCTCCCGTCAAGGTACAAAAAATATCTCCGATTTGAGCGGCTTCTTCCATCGTCATGACCAAAAATCCATCCATCGCAGCCTCAAGAGCTCGAATGGGATTAACTTCAGTCACAATCACATTGGCTCCCATGCCTCGGGCTCTCATGGCAAACCCTTTTCCACACCATCCATAACCCGCTGTGACAACACTTCTTCCAGCTATAAGCACATTGGTAGCTCGAATAATTCCATCCAACGTAGACTGACCCGTTCCATAGCGATTATCAAAAAAATGTTTGGTATCTGCATCATTGACCGCCACCACAGGAATTTTAAGGGCTCCAGCTTTTTCCATCGCCCTTAAACGAATGACTCCCGTCGTTGTTTCTTCCATACTCGCCATGACCTGAGAAATGAGTTCCTGATGAGAGGAATGGATTTCAGAGACTAAATCAGCTCCATCATCCATTGTCACGACTGGACGATGACGCAGAGCATTTGTCATATGTTCATAATAGGTTTCTCGCGATTCACCTTTAATGGCATAGACAGGAATTTGATGATCTGAAACTAAACTTGCAGCAACATCATCTTGAGTACTCAAAGGATTTGAAGCACATAAAACTAAATCAGCCCCACCGGCCTGAAGCGTTCGAACCAGATTCGCTGTTTCTGCAGTCACATGAAGGCAAGCTGACATGCGTAATCCCTTTAAGGGCTTTTCCTTGAGAAAACGTTCTCGAATGAGCCTTAAAACAGGCATATCCTTTTCAGCCCAGTCAATACGCTTTTTCCCACGGGGTGCAAGCGCTAAATCTTTGACATCATAACGTGAAAGGTCTGTCATACTAAAACTCATCCCACCACCTCTAGCGTTTCTCGAGAAGCAATCCCGGATTCTTGACGTAAAATTTGAGCCTTATCTGTTTTCTCCCACGTGTAGCCTGGACCTGATCGGCCAAAATGCCCAAACCGAGCCGTTTCTTTATAAATCGGTCTCCTCAAATTGAGACTATCGATAATCCCTTTTGGGGTCAATTTAAAATGCTTGCGAATGAGTTTTACAATTTCGCTTTCTGAAATAGCCTCCGTCCCAAAGCAGTCTACGAAAATAGAAACGGGCTCTGCCACACCAATGGCATAGGCCAATTGGACTTCGCAGCGATCGGCAAGACCTGCAGCGACTACATTTTTTGCGACATAGCGAGCTGCATACTGGGCACTGCGATCCACTTTCGTTGGGTCCTTTCCAGAAAAACATCCACCTCCATGGCGCCCCATCCCTCCATAAGTATCCACAATGATCTTTCTTCCGGTAAGACCCGTATCACCCTGAGGCCCCCCCACCACAAAACGTCCTGTGGGATTCACATGAAAAATAGTTTTGGAATCTAATAGATGAGCTGGAACCGCTTCTTTAATCACTTTTTCAATGACATCTTTTTGAATGGTTTCATGAGTAATGTCAGGGTTGTGCTGAGTCGAAATAACAATGGTATGAACACGAAGAGGTTCCCCTCCTTCATATTCGACGGTCACCTGACTCTTCGCATCCGGCCTCAGATAAGGGAGAACATTTTTTTGGCGTAAAAGCGTTAGCCGCTCAATTAAGCGCCAGGAAAGCATCATGGGTAAAGGCATAAGCTCGGAAGTCTCACGACAGGCATAGCCAAACATCATGCCCTGATCTCCCGCCCCCATCTCTTTGTGGAGACCTTCTCCCTCATTCACCCCTTGGGCAATATCCGAAGACTGACGATCGATAAAAGCCAAGACTTCACAGGTTTTATAATCAAAACCAGCAGCCTCGTCCGAATAACCAATTTCTTTTACGGTTCGACGAACCACTTCCTCGACGGGAATACTTGCCTTGGCGGTGACTTGACCTGCAACAATAGCCCTTCCAGTTGCCAAAAGCGTTTCGACCGCTACACGAGCCATGGGATCTTTTTCTAAGTAGGCATCCAATATTGCGTCTGAAATTTGATCAGCCATTTTATCAGGATGCCCCATGGATACGGCTTCAGAGGTAAATAATTTTTTCTCACCCATTTTCTTTTTTCTCCTTAAAAGACGTTTTTGATAAAGTTTATTTGCTTTCTCGTAGCTTTCAAGATCCCCGATATCAAACCACAATCCCTGAATGACAAAACCAAAAATGGATTCATGCTTTAAAAACCATTCCATCAAATGGCCCGGCGCATCTTTATTTCCACCCTCTTGGATAAAACGGCGAATTTTGGTCAAATCGGACCGAGTATAACCGTAAACTCCTGTCGAAATCAAGGAATTAGGAGGATTTTTAGGTTTTTCCAAAAATTTCAAAATTCGCCCCTCTGGGTCAAGTTCAATCACCCCATATTGCGAAGCTAGCTTGATATCTCCTAAGTCATAGCAGGCAAGACTGGTCCCCTTTTCTTTAAAGAATGTGACAAAATCTTTGAGATTAAATTCAAAGAGATTATCTCCTGCCAAAATCAAAATATCATCATCTATCTTTTCAGAATCGATTACAAAGGAAATATCACCAATAGCCCCCAAGCGAGTCTCATTGGTTTCAGTGCCATCATTCAGTATTTTGCAAAAAGGCTCGAGACCTAAAGATTGAACCCATTCGCAAAATTGCGGATAAAATTTTGCATTGGTAACGACATACACTTGATCAATCTCAGAAACAGCTTGAATGGAGGACAAAATATAATCAATGATGGGTCGATCCCCAACAGGCAAAAGCGGTTTTGCTCGGTGGGCAGTCAAGGGATAAAGACGTTTGGCATATCCTGCAGCTAGGATAATGGCTTTCATCCCACTACCTGTCTATGGCCCAAAAGGGCCAATCCTTTTTAAGTTCGCTATCTGATTACTTTCCATATCCTATGATGTTCCCCCATAGAAAATCCTCCTTCGAAGGATAGACAGGTGGTGGGATCATTAGATGTGACATTCACCAAGTACTGTATCGGACACAATCAGTCTCGGATAATACTCACAATTTTTTTCCACAACAATCTTAAATATTTCCTGTTTTAATCGACCAATCTTGTATAACACGATGTGTTGATCTGCTGTAAACAAACGATTGGGACGAATATTACTGGACTGTTTCAACAACCCTTCTTCAAAGTGCTTATCTTCAATAGAAATAGCTAATTGATCTCGAAATAGTTTTACTTGTAATTTGACAAAGAATAAGATCATCCCCTTCCAGATCGCGAATGACCAAAGCAGGTCTACGTTTTGATCGTGTTAAATCCGAAAAAGGGAAGGGAATAACAACAACATCACCTCTTACAAATCTTGCCAAGCTTTATCCTCCTCAGGGCAAAGCCAATCTTTTTCTAGCGCAGATTCAGACATAACAAACGCTTCTGTCTTTTCTTTTAATCTCAAATAGTGAACAAAGTCCACCACTTCCCTTAAAAAAGGTTCCTTCAACCCTAAAATTTCATTGATTAAAATCTGACGCCTATCCATGGAGCTATGGTACTAAAAATCCTTACCTTCGTTCAATTCTTTTCGAATCAAGACTCATCCCAAATTCACACCCAATCAATCAACAGGGATGGGATCATTATCTTTTCCTTTTCAAGGTCTTACGCCGTTTCGCCCGCTCTTGATGAAGCATAATGAGTTCGGGGGCGACTTCATTCAGCAATTTCATCGCTCTTCGTTCAATTTCCTCAGCAGAATTCATCTCCAAAGCATCCTTGGCGAGTTGTTCCACCAAAGAAAAACGGACTGAACGAATGGTTTTTTTAATTTCTGGAACTGCAGAGGGGCTCGAACTAAATTCATCCAGACCCATTCCCAAAAGAATGAGGGCCATGGCGGGATCTCCTGCCATTTCTCCACACATCCCGACCCAAATCCCTTCAGCATGAGCCGCATCAATCACATTTTGAATTAACCTTAAAACCGCTGGATGAGCCGGTTGATAAAGATGCGCAATCTTTTCATTCACCCGATCTACAGCCAATGAATACTGAATCAGGTCATTGGTCCCAATGCTAAAAAAATCGGCATGTTTGGCCAAAATATCTGAGGTCAAAGCGGCTGAGGGAATCTCGATCATGGCCCCCACTTCCATATCTGCATTGAAAGGAATCCCCTCTTTCCTTAATTCATTTTTCACTTGTTCCAACACGTGATTGGCCTGTTTTAGCTCATCGACTCCTGAGATCATGGGATACATTAACTTTATATTCTTGCATACACTGGCCCGCAAAATGGCCCTTAACTGAACCTTAAATATATCCAGCCGTTCTAAGCAAAATCGAATCGCCCTCCAGCCCAAAAAGGGATTCATCTCTTTAGGAATCTCAAGATGAGAAAGAAATTTATCCCCTCCCAAATCTAGACTTCGAATAATCACATCATGCGGAGCCACTTTTCTTGCAACCTCTTGATAGGCTTTAAAATGTTCTTCTTCTGTTGGAAGATCTGTGCGATTCATATAAAAAAATTCTGTTCGATAGAGGCCCACTCCTTGGGCCCCATGTTCAACCACCGAATGAATATCCTCTGGCATTTCAATATTGGCCGCCAAAGCCACCTCATGGCCATCGACTGTCCGAGCGGGAAGATTTTTTAAAGCAGCGAGTTTAGATTCAAAGATAAAAACCTTCTCCTGCTCATGCTGATAAGTAACCAAGGTCGACCTAGATGGATGAACAATCACCGTTCCCCGATTCCCATCCAAAATAATCATTTCCCCTGTCGATAACCTTGAACTAATATCGTGAAGTCCGACCACGGCGGGGATCTCAAGCGAACGAGCCATAATCGCTGTGTGACTGGTCTTACTCCCAATGTCAGTCGCAAAACCAATAACGCGTTCCTGATGCATCAAGGCGGTATCGGAAGGGGATAAATCATAGGCCACGACAATCATTTCTTCGGGAAGATGAATCAAATCTTCACGTTTTTTCCCCGTCAGATTATGAAGAACCCGACGTCCTACATCACGAACATCACTGGATCTTTCTTTGAGATATTCATCATTGATCTGAGAAAAAATATCCGAATATTTTCGAATCACCTGTTGAAAAATATGTTCGACATTGAGCCGCTCCTTCTCCAAACGCTTGATCACTTCTTCAATCAAGGTTCGATCTT from Chlamydiota bacterium includes the following:
- a CDS encoding DUF5615 family PIN-like protein — protein: MKFLVDMPLSPKTANFLNSLGHEAVHLLSIGKERATDEEIVQMARSQNQIVISTDFDFGSILAHSLAITPSIILLRIEHATVEKVNIFLTRLLKTLKVEDLQNSIVIVDDIRVRLRKLPLH
- a CDS encoding adenosylhomocysteinase, which codes for MTDLSRYDVKDLALAPRGKKRIDWAEKDMPVLRLIRERFLKEKPLKGLRMSACLHVTAETANLVRTLQAGGADLVLCASNPLSTQDDVAASLVSDHQIPVYAIKGESRETYYEHMTNALRHRPVVTMDDGADLVSEIHSSHQELISQVMASMEETTTGVIRLRAMEKAGALKIPVVAVNDADTKHFFDNRYGTGQSTLDGIIRATNVLIAGRSVVTAGYGWCGKGFAMRARGMGANVIVTEVNPIRALEAAMDGFLVMTMEEAAQIGDIFCTLTGDIHVLRKEHFAKMKDGAIICNSGHFNVEIDIPALEKLSVKVNHDIRDFIDEYVLPGGRRLFLLAQGRLVNLSTAEGHPASVMDMSFSVQALTCEYAVKHAKELKTKVYDVPKEIDEWVSRLKLQTMGLKIDELTEEQKKYLSSWQEGT
- a CDS encoding DUF433 domain-containing protein, with the translated sequence MMFNRITMDPKVLHGQPCIRGMRMPVYQILDLIGAGKSFPEILSDYPYLEMEDIKQSLEYAAWLSRDESFPLTSMTG
- the ptsP gene encoding phosphoenolpyruvate--protein phosphotransferase, coding for MYRGIAVSPGIVIGKVFIFDSSEEVIMQRSLEPHELSKEIARFEEALGATRKEILNIQKQIEEKLGVEHAQIFDAHLMVLEDRTLIEEVIKRLEKERLNVEHIFQQVIRKYSDIFSQINDEYLKERSSDVRDVGRRVLHNLTGKKREDLIHLPEEMIVVAYDLSPSDTALMHQERVIGFATDIGSKTSHTAIMARSLEIPAVVGLHDISSRLSTGEMIILDGNRGTVIVHPSRSTLVTYQHEQEKVFIFESKLAALKNLPARTVDGHEVALAANIEMPEDIHSVVEHGAQGVGLYRTEFFYMNRTDLPTEEEHFKAYQEVARKVAPHDVIIRSLDLGGDKFLSHLEIPKEMNPFLGWRAIRFCLERLDIFKVQLRAILRASVCKNIKLMYPMISGVDELKQANHVLEQVKNELRKEGIPFNADMEVGAMIEIPSAALTSDILAKHADFFSIGTNDLIQYSLAVDRVNEKIAHLYQPAHPAVLRLIQNVIDAAHAEGIWVGMCGEMAGDPAMALILLGMGLDEFSSSPSAVPEIKKTIRSVRFSLVEQLAKDALEMNSAEEIERRAMKLLNEVAPELIMLHQERAKRRKTLKRKR
- a CDS encoding ComF family protein — encoded protein: MRIFSIHQFQMNLRMLGWVLADLLFPRHCEHCLEVMSHENRTYLCDGCFDLIGWIPEPACHICAKPFPGLERKICSPCSRSHFSYEACYAIAIYEGLLKELLRLLKFAKAEYLVSTFQRMFLAKEKIPFSKENVDIILPVPLHPLKMRERGFNQACILGEAIRDKIQRPLLKGVLIRAKYSGGQTLQDRKDRLLNIQGSFKCKNIKRIEGKRVLLVDDVLTTGATIEECSRVLKEAGASSVTVWVLARSI
- a CDS encoding LptF/LptG family permease; the protein is MKIIDRYILREFILPFFYCFLAFFILYFIADLFEHMDVFLKTHTPWKQILFYYIFLTPTIYTEISPFCLALSLIYVLGNFARHHEIVGMRASGISSKRIAFPFLLLGLFLSTTFFYLNESWLPKARLRMETFKKTFIDKEDASQDSKIYNNLTYGNMKENYIFYMRELDLKTNTALDLQIHYLNPSSGSLEKLIRAQEGRWLDQEWWLFNGTIVRYDASGDIKEDPEIFLKRKASIFESPLELILEEKANEQMNYFEFKNYLLKKYGKKIPRPQKTELYSKISKPWIYFVLVLLVVPIGLEITRGGALTVLGKTLLFTFAYYSVQFFLLALGKQGYLDPGLACGLTPGFFGLWGAVKIIRLR
- a CDS encoding methionine adenosyltransferase codes for the protein MKAIILAAGYAKRLYPLTAHRAKPLLPVGDRPIIDYILSSIQAVSEIDQVYVVTNAKFYPQFCEWVQSLGLEPFCKILNDGTETNETRLGAIGDISFVIDSEKIDDDILILAGDNLFEFNLKDFVTFFKEKGTSLACYDLGDIKLASQYGVIELDPEGRILKFLEKPKNPPNSLISTGVYGYTRSDLTKIRRFIQEGGNKDAPGHLMEWFLKHESIFGFVIQGLWFDIGDLESYEKANKLYQKRLLRRKKKMGEKKLFTSEAVSMGHPDKMADQISDAILDAYLEKDPMARVAVETLLATGRAIVAGQVTAKASIPVEEVVRRTVKEIGYSDEAAGFDYKTCEVLAFIDRQSSDIAQGVNEGEGLHKEMGAGDQGMMFGYACRETSELMPLPMMLSWRLIERLTLLRQKNVLPYLRPDAKSQVTVEYEGGEPLRVHTIVISTQHNPDITHETIQKDVIEKVIKEAVPAHLLDSKTIFHVNPTGRFVVGGPQGDTGLTGRKIIVDTYGGMGRHGGGCFSGKDPTKVDRSAQYAARYVAKNVVAAGLADRCEVQLAYAIGVAEPVSIFVDCFGTEAISESEIVKLIRKHFKLTPKGIIDSLNLRRPIYKETARFGHFGRSGPGYTWEKTDKAQILRQESGIASRETLEVVG
- a CDS encoding DUF2281 domain-containing protein, with the protein product MDRRQILINEILGLKEPFLREVVDFVHYLRLKEKTEAFVMSESALEKDWLCPEEDKAWQDL
- a CDS encoding LptF/LptG family permease is translated as MKILHAYIIREFLANFFLGTSIFVSVLFMGHVFKIANLVLQGVPLKEIAYLFFLLTPYFLSACIPMALLSSLLLIFGRLSQDNELLAIKASGISIFRVSYPLWIIGILLTGICFKLHNEIIPYSHFAARKLIVQMGIKNPTAYLEAGQFVEAFPNYIIYIRERHDNLLKKVVIYETTEEGKIKTITAQEGGISYAPETSTILLELHNGTIQQPTGKDFKDFFNLQFGNYVLKLNAENIFKNPSDLDKKHKDMSISEIAKKIKEYKSKGINPTPLRTEIQKKISISFSCLAFTLIGIPLGIRAHRSEKTVGIALSLLLVFLYYLFIILGKALDEKPALHPELLMWVPNVLLSAIGIYSFKKASR